One genomic segment of Intestinimonas butyriciproducens includes these proteins:
- a CDS encoding SIS domain-containing protein, translating into MSLIYDEIKNQYQAMRRCAEHLEARLPEIRALVEQVNPPLVVFMGCGSSFSLAKSMADTVNIRLKRPSFAVPAGDATVHAARYAGTMEGALIVPVSRSGSTSEVMFALDALKAAGCSFTVLSLSCAEHCKLSEHSALSIEMPWCFDESVCQTRTVSCLYYSVIYVLSRLMGDETLRAQLLAFPDIGERYVRRFEAEWEALAGRSWDHAVVLADAEIHGIAEEGALAFKEVCQLPSNCYHVLDVRHGPMVLIRDRTLVIAAIASGPLEQDLIRDMVGHGSTVVTCTDRPLAIDGALNFPVDEDLDHIVRGLAVIVLCQLTAFYKSRVTGTDPDHPDGLDAWIKL; encoded by the coding sequence ATGAGCCTTATTTATGATGAGATCAAGAATCAGTACCAGGCCATGCGCAGGTGCGCGGAGCACCTGGAGGCACGGCTCCCCGAAATCCGGGCTCTGGTGGAGCAAGTCAACCCTCCCCTTGTGGTCTTTATGGGCTGCGGCTCCAGCTTCTCCCTGGCCAAATCCATGGCGGACACCGTCAATATCCGCCTGAAACGCCCCTCCTTTGCCGTCCCCGCCGGAGACGCCACGGTCCACGCGGCACGGTATGCCGGCACGATGGAGGGAGCCCTGATTGTCCCGGTGTCCCGCTCCGGCAGCACATCCGAAGTGATGTTCGCGCTGGACGCGCTGAAGGCGGCCGGCTGCTCCTTTACCGTGCTCAGTCTCTCCTGTGCGGAACACTGCAAACTTTCCGAGCACAGCGCCCTGTCCATTGAGATGCCCTGGTGCTTCGATGAGAGCGTATGCCAGACCAGGACGGTGAGCTGTCTCTATTACTCAGTGATATACGTGCTCTCCCGCCTGATGGGCGACGAGACCCTTCGGGCCCAGCTCCTGGCTTTCCCGGACATAGGAGAGCGCTATGTCCGGCGCTTCGAGGCCGAGTGGGAGGCCCTGGCCGGCAGGAGCTGGGATCATGCCGTGGTCCTGGCGGACGCGGAGATCCACGGCATCGCCGAGGAGGGTGCCCTGGCCTTTAAAGAGGTCTGCCAGCTTCCCAGCAACTGCTACCACGTACTGGACGTCCGTCATGGGCCCATGGTCCTCATCCGGGACAGGACCCTGGTTATCGCCGCCATCGCCAGCGGACCTCTGGAGCAGGACCTGATCCGGGATATGGTGGGGCACGGTTCCACCGTGGTCACCTGTACCGACCGTCCTCTTGCAATCGATGGGGCCCTCAACTTTCCTGTGGACGAGGATCTGGACCACATCGTGCGAGGTCTGGCTGTCATCGTGTTGTGCCAGCTCACCGCTTTCTACAAGTCCAGGGTCACCGGCACCGACCCCGACCACCCCGACGGGCTGGACGCCTGGATCAAGCTGTGA
- a CDS encoding class II D-tagatose-bisphosphate aldolase, non-catalytic subunit has protein sequence MGHILQEIAAANRAGEGVGIYSCCSANEYVLRAALKKAREHRTYVLIESTANQVDQFGGYIGMTPEQFYAYVLGLARELDVPSSQVILGGDHLGPLTFAEKPEAEAMALARELVRRYVLAGFTKIHIDTSMKVGDDDAHLRLPDEVIARRGAELCAVAEAAYTQRRAQDPDAVAPVYVVGSEVPIPGGAQEAEEGIAVTEPSDLDHTLHAFRDAFLSRGLEDAWERVVAVVVQPGVEFGSDSVFDYSRSSAAKITGALHRYDRLVLEGHSTDYQTRYALREMVEDGVAILKVGPALTFAVREGLFALECIERELFSDTEAPLSGFRAVLEAAMLRDDKYWRKHYHGTESQQKYDRAFSLSDRARYYLTDGEVRSSIRRLMDRLGSRPIPYSLLSQYLPRQAERVRTTALENEPNALLEDHVGDVIEDYLYATLRH, from the coding sequence ATGGGACATATTTTACAGGAAATTGCCGCCGCCAACCGGGCGGGCGAGGGCGTGGGCATCTATTCCTGCTGCAGCGCCAACGAATATGTGCTGCGCGCCGCTCTGAAAAAGGCCCGGGAACACCGCACCTATGTCCTCATCGAATCCACCGCCAATCAGGTAGATCAGTTCGGCGGCTATATCGGCATGACGCCGGAACAATTTTACGCCTATGTACTGGGGCTCGCCCGTGAGCTGGACGTGCCCAGCAGCCAGGTCATCCTGGGGGGCGATCACCTGGGCCCCCTGACCTTTGCTGAGAAACCGGAGGCCGAGGCCATGGCCCTCGCCCGTGAACTCGTCCGCCGGTACGTCCTCGCCGGCTTTACCAAAATACATATCGACACCAGTATGAAGGTGGGGGACGACGACGCCCATCTCCGCCTGCCCGACGAGGTCATCGCCCGGCGGGGCGCAGAGCTGTGCGCCGTGGCCGAAGCGGCTTACACCCAGCGGCGGGCTCAGGACCCGGATGCCGTAGCCCCGGTCTATGTGGTGGGCAGCGAAGTGCCCATTCCGGGCGGTGCCCAGGAGGCGGAGGAGGGCATCGCCGTTACGGAACCCTCCGATCTGGACCATACTCTGCACGCATTTCGGGACGCCTTCCTCTCCAGAGGGCTGGAGGACGCCTGGGAACGGGTGGTAGCCGTGGTGGTCCAGCCCGGCGTGGAGTTTGGGAGCGATTCTGTCTTTGATTACAGCCGGTCCAGCGCCGCCAAAATCACCGGTGCACTGCACCGCTATGACCGGTTGGTGCTGGAGGGCCATTCCACCGACTATCAGACCAGATATGCCCTGCGGGAGATGGTGGAGGACGGGGTGGCCATCCTGAAGGTGGGGCCTGCCCTCACATTTGCCGTGCGGGAGGGTCTCTTTGCCCTGGAGTGTATCGAACGGGAGCTCTTCTCCGATACGGAGGCGCCCCTGAGCGGCTTTCGTGCCGTGTTGGAGGCGGCCATGCTTCGGGACGACAAGTACTGGAGGAAGCATTATCACGGTACCGAATCACAGCAGAAATATGACCGGGCCTTCAGCCTGTCGGACAGGGCCCGCTACTATCTCACCGACGGAGAAGTGCGCAGCTCCATCCGCCGGCTGATGGACCGTCTGGGCAGCCGCCCCATCCCCTATTCCCTGCTAAGTCAGTACCTGCCCCGCCAGGCGGAACGGGTGCGGACCACGGCCCTGGAAAATGAGCCCAACGCCCTATTGGAGGACCATGTGGGCGATGTAATCGAGGATTACCTATACGCGACATTAAGACACTGA
- a CDS encoding ABC transporter substrate-binding protein: MKLTKRLITFSLATALALSLAACGGGSGGGTPAPATTQPADSSSATEPIKLTMATFLYVEAPHRAVIDRLVEEYNKIDPNVQIEISGAGYADYWNNLTTEILANNETDIMQIYPENLASYQTLREGGAFLDLTDRFNAAGLEGKLTGQETGVYDDKTLGVSNYSWGTTAMFYRKSMLEEKGIDPESIKTQDDFLDACRKFSEGDSVAMGVVYGTHAFSVSEWNRLIARPVSNGLYFADGETAPYTADHLNCNSEANVWAAQWWNDFIATEKCGKLVLDKKDSREMFWNGEVPFCMDGPWFIGMCQEHDAAMMDDIGIIPQFDVVYNGETYKPNPTNFPVLSLISSKCEHPDEAWDFLLWMTSAEAQKIIADCGQIPASIEYASSDEYKAAYPLSALFYDFMENNYTTLIADPAIPEYSELSQVMIDAAAEMFTDTPVDVKPILDEAHDKMAAILGS, from the coding sequence ATGAAACTGACGAAACGACTGATCACATTCTCTCTTGCAACGGCCCTGGCGCTCTCCCTGGCCGCCTGCGGCGGCGGCTCCGGCGGCGGCACTCCCGCCCCCGCCACTACCCAACCCGCCGACTCCTCCTCCGCCACGGAGCCCATCAAGCTGACGATGGCCACCTTCCTCTATGTTGAGGCCCCCCACCGTGCCGTAATCGACCGGCTGGTGGAGGAGTACAACAAGATTGACCCCAATGTGCAGATCGAGATCTCCGGCGCCGGCTATGCCGACTACTGGAACAACCTGACCACAGAGATCCTGGCTAACAACGAGACCGACATCATGCAGATCTATCCGGAGAACCTGGCCTCCTACCAGACGCTGCGGGAGGGCGGCGCTTTCCTGGACCTCACCGATCGCTTCAACGCAGCGGGGCTGGAGGGCAAGCTCACCGGCCAGGAGACCGGTGTATATGACGATAAAACGCTGGGCGTGTCCAACTACTCCTGGGGCACTACCGCCATGTTCTACCGCAAATCCATGCTGGAGGAAAAGGGCATCGACCCCGAGAGCATCAAGACACAGGACGACTTCCTGGATGCCTGCCGCAAGTTCTCCGAGGGCGACAGCGTGGCAATGGGCGTCGTATACGGCACCCACGCCTTCTCCGTCAGCGAGTGGAACCGTCTGATCGCCCGTCCCGTCTCCAATGGCCTGTATTTTGCCGACGGCGAAACCGCGCCTTACACCGCAGACCATCTGAACTGTAACTCTGAGGCCAACGTCTGGGCCGCCCAGTGGTGGAACGACTTCATCGCCACCGAGAAGTGCGGCAAGCTGGTGCTGGACAAGAAGGACTCCCGCGAGATGTTCTGGAACGGCGAAGTCCCCTTCTGCATGGATGGCCCTTGGTTCATCGGCATGTGCCAGGAGCATGACGCCGCCATGATGGACGACATCGGCATCATCCCCCAGTTCGACGTGGTCTATAACGGCGAAACCTATAAGCCCAACCCCACCAACTTCCCCGTGCTCAGTCTCATCAGCAGCAAGTGCGAGCACCCCGACGAGGCTTGGGACTTCCTGCTTTGGATGACCAGCGCCGAGGCCCAGAAGATCATCGCCGACTGCGGCCAGATTCCCGCCAGCATCGAGTACGCCTCCTCTGACGAGTACAAGGCTGCGTATCCCCTCTCCGCCCTGTTCTATGACTTCATGGAGAACAACTACACCACTCTGATCGCCGACCCTGCCATCCCCGAATACAGCGAACTCAGCCAGGTCATGATCGACGCCGCCGCCGAGATGTTCACCGATACGCCGGTGGATGTCAAGCCGATCCTGGACGAGGCCCACGACAAGATGGCCGCCATTCTGGGCTCCTGA
- a CDS encoding carbohydrate ABC transporter permease has product MKRLKISRETKSGYLFILPLVIILAVFLAYPILKAALMSVQYWKMTKPSPDGHYFVGVENYVNVFQDEFFWNSARVTVLYMVVTVAFRFILGFGTALTLNTKFRGCGLARALIIIPWAVPEVVACLVWILMYDKDYGIINSMLTGMGVLSGNVGWLLDKNVALPAAMAVNIWKGFPFVAIMLLAGLQGIDQEMYEAATVDGATRLQKLRYITWPSLKPVSMVVFLLLIIWTLKDYAIAYLLAKGGPARATEILTIFVQQTAFKYFDFGKASAVGMLMLLASCIFTGLYFRALNKGEKA; this is encoded by the coding sequence ATGAAAAGACTGAAAATAAGCCGCGAGACAAAGAGCGGCTATCTCTTTATCTTACCGCTGGTGATCATCCTGGCCGTCTTCCTGGCCTACCCGATCCTCAAGGCGGCTTTGATGAGCGTGCAATACTGGAAAATGACCAAGCCGTCGCCCGACGGACACTACTTTGTGGGTGTGGAAAACTACGTCAACGTGTTCCAAGATGAGTTTTTCTGGAACTCGGCGCGGGTGACCGTGCTGTACATGGTGGTGACGGTGGCGTTCCGGTTCATCCTCGGCTTTGGCACCGCATTGACCCTGAATACAAAGTTCCGGGGCTGCGGACTGGCCAGAGCTCTGATCATCATCCCCTGGGCCGTCCCGGAGGTGGTGGCATGCCTGGTCTGGATCCTGATGTACGACAAGGATTACGGCATCATCAATTCAATGCTCACCGGCATGGGAGTCCTCTCAGGAAACGTGGGCTGGCTGCTGGACAAAAACGTGGCGCTTCCGGCGGCCATGGCGGTCAATATTTGGAAGGGGTTCCCCTTTGTGGCCATCATGCTGCTGGCCGGGCTGCAGGGGATTGATCAGGAGATGTATGAGGCCGCCACAGTCGACGGGGCTACCCGCCTCCAAAAGCTGCGCTATATCACCTGGCCCTCACTCAAGCCCGTCTCCATGGTCGTGTTCCTTCTGCTCATCATCTGGACGCTGAAAGACTACGCCATCGCCTATCTGCTGGCCAAGGGCGGCCCCGCACGTGCCACGGAGATTCTCACCATCTTTGTGCAGCAGACGGCCTTTAAATATTTTGACTTCGGTAAGGCCTCGGCAGTGGGCATGCTCATGCTCCTGGCAAGCTGCATCTTCACCGGGCTCTACTTCCGAGCTCTGAATAAAGGAGAGAAGGCATGA
- a CDS encoding carbohydrate ABC transporter permease: MKKSLGLKIGVVVVAVLVCLFAIFPFIWMISVSFKPASEVYAAPTLFPKAPTLDGYKAMLSTTGAFSFTTWLQNSVIVSLCTTLFSLIIATLGAYGISRFHFKGRSALSYIILTTQVIPGALIVVPMYVIMGNMNLLDNMFGLILAYTTFTVPFCTWMMKGYFDSISPTIDEAAMVDGANRFQVFSRIVLPLSLPGLAATTIFAFISGWNEYVFASVLLRSYSNWTLPIGIASFQGQYDTNWGTLMAGAVMITVPVVIIFWLLQKHLVAGMTAGAVKG; encoded by the coding sequence ATGAAGAAATCACTTGGACTGAAGATCGGAGTCGTCGTGGTCGCAGTGCTGGTCTGCCTCTTTGCCATTTTCCCCTTTATCTGGATGATCTCCGTCTCTTTCAAACCCGCCAGCGAAGTGTATGCCGCGCCCACCCTTTTCCCCAAAGCGCCCACACTCGACGGCTACAAGGCCATGCTCTCCACCACCGGTGCCTTCAGCTTTACCACCTGGCTCCAGAACAGCGTCATCGTTTCCCTCTGCACCACGCTGTTCTCCCTGATCATCGCCACCTTGGGCGCCTATGGTATCTCCCGGTTTCATTTTAAGGGACGCAGCGCTCTCTCCTACATTATCCTCACGACCCAAGTCATTCCCGGCGCCCTCATCGTGGTGCCGATGTACGTGATCATGGGCAATATGAACCTGCTGGACAACATGTTCGGACTGATTTTAGCCTATACCACCTTTACCGTGCCCTTCTGCACCTGGATGATGAAGGGCTATTTCGACTCCATCTCGCCCACCATCGACGAAGCGGCCATGGTGGACGGAGCCAACCGCTTTCAGGTTTTCTCCAGAATCGTGCTCCCGCTCTCCCTGCCCGGGCTTGCGGCTACCACGATCTTCGCCTTCATCTCCGGTTGGAACGAATACGTGTTCGCCAGCGTCCTGCTGCGCAGCTACAGCAACTGGACGCTCCCCATCGGTATCGCCAGCTTCCAGGGGCAATACGACACCAACTGGGGCACGCTGATGGCCGGGGCCGTCATGATCACCGTCCCGGTGGTCATCATCTTCTGGCTGCTCCAGAAGCATCTGGTCGCCGGTATGACGGCGGGCGCCGTCAAGGGCTGA
- a CDS encoding Gfo/Idh/MocA family protein: MMEKKIKMGIVGAGTWGRTHAYIYREHSNAEPVAICDMNRERAQAIADEFGIKEVYTDYHEMAEKADIDAVAIVTPDFAHADIACCFADHKRHLLIEKPLATTREDAERIVEAVKRNGVRCMVDLHNRWNAPFNTCKQLIEAGKLGDPYTAYIRHSDIKWCATDLLPWAAKSSILWFLGSHSLDTLRWLFNDEVKRVYAVKREGILKAEGIDTPDIYLSTIEFEHGGIAHMENGWVTPNGNGNVNDFRFSIMGTEGMVNLNLSNHDLITFADQEKIMVPDILVSNFVFGKCKGLSYESIRDFIDRMVDGQEFRVTLEDSRKTCIAILAIIESAEKGIPVEVTY, translated from the coding sequence ATGATGGAAAAGAAAATTAAAATGGGTATCGTAGGCGCCGGCACCTGGGGCAGGACCCACGCCTATATCTATCGGGAGCACAGCAATGCCGAGCCGGTGGCCATCTGCGACATGAACCGTGAGCGGGCTCAGGCCATCGCCGATGAATTCGGCATCAAAGAGGTCTATACCGACTACCACGAGATGGCGGAAAAGGCCGACATTGACGCCGTGGCCATCGTCACACCAGACTTTGCCCACGCCGACATCGCCTGCTGCTTTGCCGATCACAAGCGGCACCTGCTCATCGAGAAACCCCTGGCCACCACCCGCGAGGACGCCGAGCGCATTGTGGAGGCGGTGAAACGCAACGGCGTGCGGTGTATGGTGGACCTCCACAACCGCTGGAACGCCCCCTTCAACACCTGCAAGCAGCTCATCGAGGCGGGCAAGCTGGGAGATCCCTATACCGCCTATATCCGCCACAGCGACATCAAGTGGTGCGCTACGGACCTGCTTCCATGGGCGGCCAAGTCCTCCATCCTCTGGTTCCTGGGCAGCCATTCCCTGGACACCCTGCGCTGGCTCTTCAACGACGAAGTCAAGCGGGTCTACGCGGTAAAACGCGAGGGCATCCTAAAGGCGGAGGGCATCGATACCCCCGACATCTATCTGTCCACTATCGAATTTGAACACGGCGGGATCGCCCATATGGAAAACGGCTGGGTCACCCCCAACGGCAACGGCAATGTCAACGACTTCCGTTTCTCCATCATGGGCACCGAGGGCATGGTAAACCTGAATCTCTCCAACCACGACCTTATCACCTTTGCCGACCAGGAGAAGATCATGGTCCCCGATATTCTGGTGAGCAACTTTGTCTTTGGCAAGTGCAAGGGGCTCTCCTATGAGAGCATCCGCGACTTTATCGACCGCATGGTGGACGGCCAGGAGTTCCGGGTGACGCTGGAGGACTCCCGCAAGACCTGTATTGCAATTCTGGCCATCATCGAATCCGCCGAAAAGGGCATTCCCGTCGAAGTGACTTATTGA
- a CDS encoding DUF5107 domain-containing protein produces MSSLTFEKMHIPGSHLGPDSAYPILYKQKMFEKTSILDESEGLYINYGNILHMLPYTSQDDYDRSETEQVFDVAVLENRFLKATFVPALGGRMWSLYDKVTQRDLIINNPVFRPCNFAVRNAWFSGGVEWNCGVRGHSALTCSPIFAASYALDDGTPVLRLYAFERIRANTFQMDFFLKDDVPFLFARMRLVNGSTEVKPVYWWSTIAVKQEEGARVIVPADEAYINQDEDPVYKLPIPMVDGVDLSYPTNHTIVVDHFYKIPEGQRKYEAYVRADGKGIIHASTRRLKGRKMFVWGTSVGGDNWQKFLTGGTGYDQPYLEIQAGLAPTQNESLPMPPQTAWEWLEAYGAVDFSPERVHGPWQESKQAVQQWLDGVLPEAEMDRMLQATHTAATSPAKVVLKGQGWGALDNLMQESRGRKPVAPYLDFGGLEPAQQVWYRFLKNGYLDCPDPKDSPASFLVQNEWFDLLKKAVKSADEKNWYAWYHLGLCYFARDLYEDALNAFETSMALEQSTWGYHGLANVWRVLGDEHRSAYLMAKARALNPGDLPLAKEALRFAYEAGEYALMNSVYDELTDEQRAAPMVQAYHAFALAHTGRPEEALAILEAGGGLEIPDLREGDNSVPNEYIFIQQTLAAREGRTLDPEEVVVPEKVDFRMFHARAK; encoded by the coding sequence ATGAGCAGCCTGACTTTTGAAAAAATGCATATTCCCGGCTCCCATCTGGGGCCCGACAGCGCCTATCCCATCCTCTACAAGCAGAAAATGTTTGAAAAGACCAGCATTCTGGATGAGTCGGAGGGTCTGTACATTAACTACGGAAATATCCTCCACATGCTGCCCTACACCAGTCAGGACGACTATGATCGCTCTGAGACCGAGCAGGTCTTTGACGTGGCCGTGCTGGAAAACCGCTTTCTCAAGGCCACCTTTGTCCCCGCCCTGGGCGGGCGCATGTGGTCCCTTTACGACAAGGTAACCCAGAGAGACCTCATCATCAACAACCCTGTGTTTCGCCCCTGCAACTTTGCCGTGCGGAACGCCTGGTTCTCCGGCGGCGTGGAGTGGAACTGCGGTGTCCGAGGACATTCCGCCCTCACCTGTTCCCCCATTTTCGCCGCCTCCTATGCCCTCGACGACGGCACCCCGGTGCTGCGGCTTTACGCCTTTGAACGCATCCGGGCCAATACCTTCCAAATGGACTTCTTCCTGAAAGACGACGTCCCCTTCCTCTTTGCCCGGATGCGCCTGGTCAACGGCTCCACAGAGGTGAAGCCGGTGTATTGGTGGAGCACCATCGCGGTGAAGCAGGAGGAGGGGGCCAGAGTCATCGTTCCCGCCGACGAGGCCTATATCAATCAGGACGAGGATCCGGTGTACAAGCTCCCCATCCCCATGGTAGACGGCGTAGATCTCTCTTATCCCACCAACCACACCATTGTGGTGGATCATTTCTACAAGATCCCCGAGGGACAGCGGAAATACGAGGCCTATGTCCGGGCTGACGGCAAGGGCATCATCCACGCATCCACCCGCCGTCTGAAGGGCCGGAAAATGTTTGTCTGGGGCACCTCTGTGGGAGGGGACAACTGGCAGAAGTTCCTCACCGGCGGCACCGGCTACGACCAGCCCTACCTGGAGATCCAGGCAGGACTGGCTCCCACCCAGAACGAGAGCCTCCCCATGCCCCCGCAGACCGCTTGGGAATGGCTGGAGGCCTACGGCGCGGTGGACTTCTCTCCCGAGCGCGTCCACGGCCCCTGGCAGGAGAGCAAACAGGCCGTACAGCAGTGGCTGGACGGCGTACTCCCTGAGGCGGAGATGGACCGGATGCTCCAGGCCACCCATACCGCCGCCACCTCCCCCGCCAAGGTGGTGCTGAAGGGGCAGGGCTGGGGCGCGCTGGATAACCTGATGCAGGAGTCCCGGGGGCGCAAGCCGGTGGCCCCTTACCTTGACTTCGGCGGGCTGGAGCCCGCGCAGCAAGTGTGGTATCGTTTCCTGAAAAACGGCTATCTGGACTGCCCCGACCCCAAGGATTCTCCCGCCTCCTTCTTGGTCCAGAACGAGTGGTTTGACCTTCTGAAAAAGGCGGTGAAATCCGCCGACGAAAAGAATTGGTATGCCTGGTACCATCTGGGCCTGTGCTACTTTGCCCGTGACCTCTACGAGGACGCCCTGAACGCCTTTGAGACATCCATGGCTCTGGAACAGAGTACCTGGGGCTACCACGGTCTGGCCAATGTCTGGCGGGTACTGGGGGATGAGCACCGCAGCGCCTACCTGATGGCCAAGGCCCGGGCGCTCAATCCTGGTGATCTGCCGCTTGCCAAAGAGGCGCTTCGTTTTGCCTATGAGGCCGGCGAATACGCACTGATGAATTCGGTCTATGACGAGCTGACGGACGAGCAGCGCGCGGCTCCCATGGTGCAGGCCTACCACGCCTTTGCCCTGGCCCACACGGGACGGCCAGAGGAAGCTCTGGCCATTCTGGAAGCCGGCGGCGGCCTGGAGATCCCCGATTTGCGGGAGGGCGACAACTCCGTGCCCAACGAGTATATCTTTATCCAGCAGACTTTGGCGGCCCGCGAGGGCAGGACCCTGGACCCCGAAGAGGTGGTGGTCCCTGAAAAAGTGGACTTCCGCATGTTCCACGCCAGAGCGAAATAA
- a CDS encoding MFS transporter — MGNKRWAVLALCCVLLMSVAVLYAWSVFVIPLEGVYGWSRVETSGVFTLSMCSYCAGSLLSGFLSARLKPRTLLWCSGGALLLGFLPAGGSTPSFAGVALGYGVLCGCGVGMAYNILLGYAARWFPDRPGSCNGLLLTCYGFATFPMAAAANHLLSALGWTRTLLAFGLFEGSVLVLGGLLLPPSPTPVPSEPGAPGSSADLSPAQMLRTGRFCSVFLWLMVLTAGGLAAIGSAAQMALELGAAAGTAALLSGVVTAFGCAGRLAFGRLFDMLGGHRSALWDSLIMAVAMALMVISFLLDRLPLLLLGLGLLGIGYGGMSSLCAALVRDLFGPRHYPQNLAIMSLQMVPASLLGPMLGSSLSTQWGSYGAVCLLLLPLNLAGALLISRSLRCSA; from the coding sequence ATGGGAAACAAGCGGTGGGCCGTACTGGCCCTGTGCTGTGTGCTGCTGATGTCCGTGGCCGTGCTGTACGCCTGGTCAGTGTTCGTCATCCCTCTGGAGGGAGTCTACGGCTGGTCCCGGGTAGAGACCTCCGGCGTATTCACCCTGTCCATGTGCTCCTATTGTGCCGGCTCGCTACTCAGCGGCTTTCTGTCGGCGCGCCTAAAGCCCCGAACTCTTCTGTGGTGCTCTGGGGGCGCGCTGCTTCTGGGGTTCCTTCCGGCGGGAGGCTCCACCCCCTCTTTTGCGGGCGTGGCCCTGGGCTATGGCGTGTTGTGCGGCTGCGGCGTGGGCATGGCCTACAACATCCTGTTGGGATACGCCGCCCGGTGGTTTCCGGACAGGCCGGGATCCTGTAACGGCCTGCTCCTCACCTGCTACGGCTTTGCCACCTTTCCCATGGCGGCTGCGGCCAATCATCTGCTCTCCGCGTTGGGCTGGACCCGGACCCTACTGGCATTCGGTCTCTTTGAGGGAAGTGTGCTGGTCCTGGGCGGACTGCTCCTCCCCCCTTCTCCCACCCCGGTCCCGTCGGAACCGGGCGCGCCGGGGTCCTCCGCGGACCTGTCTCCCGCTCAAATGCTGCGAACAGGCCGCTTTTGCAGCGTCTTTCTGTGGCTCATGGTCCTGACAGCCGGAGGGCTGGCCGCCATCGGAAGCGCCGCCCAAATGGCACTGGAGCTGGGCGCTGCGGCGGGGACGGCGGCGTTGCTCTCCGGCGTTGTGACCGCCTTCGGCTGCGCAGGTCGGCTGGCCTTTGGGCGGCTGTTCGACATGCTGGGCGGCCATAGAAGTGCACTGTGGGACAGCCTCATCATGGCGGTCGCCATGGCACTTATGGTCATTTCCTTTCTTTTGGACCGTCTGCCGCTTCTGCTGCTGGGCCTTGGGCTGCTGGGCATCGGTTATGGCGGCATGTCCAGTCTGTGCGCCGCCCTGGTTCGGGACCTCTTCGGCCCGCGCCACTATCCTCAAAACCTCGCCATTATGTCCCTCCAGATGGTTCCCGCCTCCCTCCTGGGCCCCATGTTGGGCAGCTCTCTCTCTACCCAATGGGGCAGCTATGGCGCTGTGTGCCTTCTTCTGCTCCCGTTAAATCTCGCCGGAGCGCTCCTCATCTCCCGCAGTCTGCGCTGCAGCGCTTAG
- a CDS encoding fumarate hydratase C-terminal domain-containing protein, with the protein MARTVYLKTPLTEEEVRGLQLDDVVYLTGDAYTMMYIDHFTRLTGMIKAGEPLPMELKGNVIYNTGTIFRREEDGTYDFRAIGATTSSKFNAYTPEFIRLSGVRAVIGKGGMDRNVLDAMQECGCVYLAIVGGCSAIYTPHVELKREFWPQKSWADNQLQLRLDAFGPLFVAMDANGNSIYEQCGDTAQENLPAIYEKLGIKAT; encoded by the coding sequence ATGGCAAGAACCGTCTATTTGAAGACGCCGCTGACAGAGGAGGAGGTTCGAGGACTGCAGTTGGACGATGTGGTCTACCTCACCGGCGACGCCTATACGATGATGTATATCGACCATTTTACCCGTCTGACCGGTATGATCAAGGCAGGGGAGCCTCTGCCTATGGAACTGAAGGGGAATGTCATTTATAATACCGGCACAATTTTTCGCCGTGAGGAGGACGGCACATACGACTTCCGGGCCATTGGAGCCACCACCAGCTCGAAATTTAACGCCTATACGCCTGAGTTTATCCGTCTTTCGGGTGTCCGGGCCGTAATCGGCAAGGGCGGTATGGACCGGAATGTTTTGGACGCCATGCAGGAATGTGGCTGCGTGTATCTGGCCATCGTAGGGGGCTGTTCGGCCATCTATACCCCCCATGTGGAGTTGAAGCGGGAGTTCTGGCCGCAGAAGAGCTGGGCGGACAACCAGCTCCAGCTCAGACTGGACGCCTTCGGCCCCCTCTTCGTGGCCATGGATGCCAATGGGAACAGCATCTATGAGCAGTGCGGAGACACGGCCCAGGAGAACCTGCCCGCCATCTATGAAAAGCTGGGGATTAAGGCAACGTAA